The sequence below is a genomic window from Xiphophorus maculatus strain JP 163 A chromosome 18, X_maculatus-5.0-male, whole genome shotgun sequence.
AGGACGAGGTCACCAGGTTGTTTTAATCACAACATGGCCATTAAAGAAGCGATGGTTGAATCCAGAAGGATAACCATCAGAGGAGAATGTGTGGAGAAGGTGGCCAGCTTTACGTTCCTGGTTATGCACATGGATACAGACTTGAAATGAAGATCTAACTCCACAGCAATGGTGAAGACAGCTTTTACAACAATGCTGTAACTCTAGTCTTTGAAAAGGACCATGTCTAATACAAAAGTATCATTTTTATcaataagttttttcttttttcttatttatagcCGGACTATACACTTATTTCATGCTCTGTGTGGTTGTGAGTGGTTTGTTGTCACAGTATTTCTCTGTGGGTCAGTACATTAATTTCATTGTAATACTAAACATTATATGTTggtacaatgacaataaagatatTGTCTCTAAATCTAAGATTTGATGACTATTTCTAATGGTGAAATCATTTTGCTAAGTGTTGACCAGCATTTAAAATACCACTGTGACCACTGGTATTATGATAATTTATCGTCTTAGTGAACTCCAAGTGCTTGAGATTGAGTGGCCATCCAAATTTTTACATCTGTGGTATTTATAGAGGGGCCTAGACTTCGACAGTCGCCTTGTCAATGGATTCTCATGAATGCAGAATCCATTTATAATGTGTAAATTATGACTCAGGTGTTAAACTGAAACTGGATAAAACTCATGGCTTCTCCTGCaggaaaagttgaaaaacttcagttttgacactattgttgcttttattttttctcctctccagggggtctttttgtgggctgtAGTGTCCCTTTTAGGCTgacaggctgacaggaaaggggagaagacatgcagcaaaagtCACCAggtccgggaatcaaacccacgacagccgcgtcgaggactcaaggcctccaaacgtgggtcgcgctatcccctacgctaCCACAGCACTACctattgttgctttttaatacaatttgaTTATTCTTGcttgatgaagaagaagaattaaaaATGGCAAATGCTTGTACCTTAAATTCTTTCTGCTACTTAGCAAATTGTCAAACGTCCCTGTTAAGGCATCTCATATGGAccaaaaaacatcataattcaACTGTGGGGTTTGAAATCTCATCCGAGGATAGAAAACAAGAGATTGGTTTTACAGTAGGTCATTACATGAATCGCTTGTTTTGTGAAGAGGTGTGCAAAGCCAACAAAAAGCACCTAATACATCCTGGCCTCCATCTAGTCGATAAGAGCAGAGGAACACAGGAAAAAGCAAGAAGAAACAGGTCAGCTGATGTGGGAATCAAGCAGTGAACAAACAGAATAGGCAGGTCACTGTCCCAAAAGGAAAGAGAAGCTTTAAAGCTGCTGAAAGGAAACTCCCTGCTGTTAAAAGGAACTACTGGAACAACGATATTGACCTTTGATATCTGTTGTATCCTAATTTAGATGCTTGGTTTTGTTAATACaacctttttcaaataaattcacaatCACAATCTAATTTCCCATTAGtgttaacattaacatttatttttattcaatatttgaaTTTTACTCAAACCTGGCAACGCTTAGAAGTCAACAAGTAAATGATGATGATCAGGATTTTGACTGAAACGAAACGTCAGCTCTCTTTTCTATCCAGAGcgaaataaaagttattttccttTCCATTATTAAATTCTTATTTCAGGGCTATCCTTTGACTAACACTTAGCCTAGTCTAAAAGATAAACAGAATAGCTCTCATTTGGTGCAAGTCAAATATATGCAACCACATAGgttcataaattaaaaaaaaatcctaaaagcAACGACCAAGACACACAGTGATAAAAGCGTCCTAATAATCTAATCTGTCAAATTTCATCCACTGTCTCAGTCCATTTCTTTCTTCCCATAGGTTATGCTCTCAAAATTACCTGGACACAatttgttttcctgtaatggaCTATAAGGGCCATTTAAAGGTCTGGTAACCTGTTCAGGGTGTTTGCTGCTACTCACTCTGTGAAATAAGAGTCCTGAGCAACCAGAACTTGTCAGGTCTATTCTCTGATAGGCTTCAGGTGTCTCACTGCTTGATTGTGTTTTCCTGGTACATTTTGGACATCTATCATATTTGGCTTTCCTCGAATTTTTCTTATGACAGTGGAAATCTATAGTAACACCTTGTGAATGGCTTTGACTGAATTAAAAGACTTGATAATTTTATTCACATGAATAGGGAGTGTGCCTTGTACATATCACATGTCCCGACCAACAACAAGAGATAATTCAGTGTCTGGTTCTACTACAATAACTGAGAAGAAAGCGATTATGGAAATAACAGTATCTGCCAAACCTCATCATGAGAATCAGGTGAAAGCGTATTGTTGTCTTATTCAGGCCATTATCGATCAACAGATAAACTATTTTGCTTTCTTAACAATTCTCTTCAGCATCTTATGAAAGAACAGCAACCAGAGACCGATGTCCTAATAAAGGGTATTATGGGCCAAGCACAGGTGATTGTTGTTCTTTTACACCTTAGAAAAAATGAAATCCATCTTGGTACTATGTTACCATAGACAGACATGCCTTTCATTGtcaggagaaaacaaacatacagtacttcatttagtgttttttaatttatgtatgagGAGGTGGAGTTACTGCTGGTCGCCACCTTTTTGGGTGGATCTCTTTTAGTCAATCAATAAGAGGCAACAGAGTTCCCCTGCTTTAAACTCTTAGTTTCACAAACTCACCTGAAATAGACTCAGCATTTCTGAACAAGAAGAGGGAGCaaccaaacaaaacagtaagttttacatttctgtctctGCTTAACTCACTATTATATCAGTTACAAGTTAACAAATGCTTGATAGAAACTAATGACAATAACCACTGTGGATCAATTTTGAGATAAAATATAACTTGAGTGAAATGTGTATTATTGTGACTTGGCTTATAAAAGAGCTGTACCATCCTTACTTCCCAgcatgattttaaaatttactttttcacGTAAAATGTCTATCATCCTtaaaaaatggaataaagtAATTAAACAAGTCTATGAAAAAAGACTGACCCATAAATTTGATAATTAAGGAGAAAACACCTGGGTTGCAAAcatcatttaataatttttgtaTATTCTGCTGAAAGACAAACCAattttttggtttggtttttggTAAAACTTTTACTAACAAAAGATTCATAGTGTTTACCACTGTACATTTTCACAATTATATAGTATATAGCTACTATATATTATACAGTACGATAATACAGTACTATAATACTGCATTGTAGTATTACCTGTTTATATGACTATATGACCAATTCTTTGGTACAATCATAGTGTTGATCCTGAACATAACTAGTATTAGCTTACATTTTGACACAACCCAgtgatattaatattattataaagcATAATAATTTTATGCTGTTGAATACGCTATTgttggctgcacagtggcgcagttggtagcactgttgccttgcagcaagaaggtcctgggttcgattcccggccagggtctttctgcatggagtttgcatgttctccctgtgcatgcgtgggttctctccgggtactccggcttcctcccacagtccaaaaacatgactgtcaggttaattggtttctctaaattctccctaggtgtgagtgtgtgtgtgcatggttatttgtcctgtatgtctctgtgttgccctgcgacagactggcgacctgtccagggtgtaccccgcctctcgcctggaacgtagctggagataggcaccagcaaccctcccgaccccattagggacaagggtgaacagaaaatggatggatggatggatgaatacgCTATTGCTATTGAATACGTCTAGTTCAGGGGTATCAAAGTCTAGTCCTTGAGAGCTTCTATCCTGCAACTTGTAGATGCCTCCCTTCTCCAACGCCACTGAATTAAATTACTAGATTATTACCGGGTCTCTGTAAAGCTGAATGACGACTGATAAGTgaattgagtaattttatttaggtgTGCTGAAGAACATGTGCATAAAAGTTACAGGATTGTAGCTCTTGAGGACTCCACTTTGTTGTTTGGTGTGTATTTGCCCGGtgaacaaaaacctaaaactttAGACTTAAGTGgaaaagtcaatattttattactattatgatttgtttgcttgtttgcttgtttggtaaaatatgttaattttgacatgcttcttttttcccctttttcccaGATGGATGTATTACCTCTAATGCTCCTGTTGGGGTCGCTGTTTCTCTGTGGCCGCGTTGAGGCCCTCTCCTCTGCTATGGACGTTCTCAAACAGGATGCACGTAAGCCACAAACTCTCATCTggtttaattaaatttgaaCTTCTTGGTGAAATTGTTTATTACATGATTGCTTCTTGTCTTAGTTTTGACAAGATGATACATTTTAATGCACTGAAAGAAGATCTGATCAAATCTCACGCATCAATGATGAAAGCATGATGATAAATGTCAGGATACTGATACTGACCgtgattttcctgtttttgcagtTAAGTGGGACATGTCTCTTACCTGCAGCAAGTGGGACTGCGATTGTCCTTTCAACCGTCAACGTGGTTGCTGTTGTGCTGCCAATGAGATGTACCAAGTAGAAGACGAGAGCTTCGTCAGGATAAAATGCTTGTGGGAGAAAATTATGTCCCTGAATAGCAGAGTAAATGCACTTTCAGGTACACCAATGCTTAAAAGAATCAAATATTGCATGAGGGCATGAAAGTGTAGTTGCTGACTAGTGTTTGATTTTTCTACTCAGGTGGTTTCAAGGTTTCCTTCAAGGCCACCATGAATCAGAATATAGCCATTGATATTCCTGGATCTACTGAGCGTTGCTTTGGTCCTTTCAATACCAATGTACCAATCCCTTACACCAACGTAGCGCTCAACAGTGGCAATGGCTACAACCCCTCACTGGGTAATAAGCACACCAGGAAGAAGTAATCTGAGCAACAATGGAATATTTTCTCacgctaaataaaaaaaaaaatacttccctTCTTTTTGCAGGTGTCTTCACTGCCCCTTCTCCGGGCgtttatatgttttctttcactgcCTTCTCTTCCGTTGGAGTGGATGGACGCCTGTACCACAAGGTATCCCTAcatttcaaagtgaaaattTCTCTTCTGAGCATCTTGGTTGATCCGTTTGTGTTTCCCTTCGTCTGTGATGTCTATTGCATGTGTAGGTCCAGCTCATGAAGAATGGCAAGATGGGGGTCAGCGTGTGGGAGAACAATCGAGAAGATATCGAGGACAGTGCCACTCAGGTTAGATGGGAAAAGAGTActacaaagaaaatgcaaacatatttttgctttatttattttttacttttttgctgaattttggTCAATGTGTTGCACATCTCTGTTTTCAGGTTGTGGTAATGGAGATGCAGCGAGGCGATCAGGTCTATGTGGAGCTGATGTCTGGAAGGAAGCTCTGCACAATTATGGAATACAATATATTCACCGGCCACATTGTGTACCCATACACTGAGTGACCAACCAGCAGGACATCAAGGGATCACTGAAATCCACTTGTCTTCATACAACGGAGAGAATaaattcttaataaaaatgattgttaCTGCACCAGGTCTGTGATCCTATAGCTTGAGAACCTGTGCTGTAGTTATACATGTGATTACAGACAGTGAATTTGCATTGCATGAATACtttcaatatataaaaaatgtacttttgtgAATAAAGGACCAGAACAGGcggtgtaaaaacaaaacatgatattTTGTTGATTTGGATGTAATAAAAACTTGTCTGAGTGAAGATGATTTTTTCTGGGCCAACATAAGCATACAACCTATACAGAGAAATGAGCAGCAGGCAGAGCTGTTGGCGGTTCATTTATGTGGAGCTAGTTAATGAACCAAACATACATGTGCTTTATAAACAGTGAAATTAGGTGCATGATGCAAAGCATGCTATATGCAATAACGCTAATGAATGCCACagtaacaatatttgttgtggTGAATAAATAAGCTGTGAATTGTTCAtgtctttctgttttatcttcatAGCACACAGAGTCCAGCTAACAGTAGTTTAATCAACATTTCCATCTCGACAGCAAGGTCTGAGTGAAAAAGTTGCTTCTAGCTGACATCTGCTGtcttgaaaaagaaacaaaaacctagatttatttcctcaatgtcttgttacaatttttttgcCTTCTAAAGTATCACCAAATATgtagcagaaacaaacagctggaATGGTTGATAGCAATAAATTCATTTGCAATATATTGTACAATCAGAAATACagaatcaaaaatactttattgatccccaagaagaatttttttttaatttgttgacaGTCCAAGAGTCAACGAATATTAGAAAAGATAACATATACACACAGCttttatgaaaattatttttaaaaatgtcaagttataagcaattttaacaaaacctgaatgcaaaatataagataaaataaaatcaaatttctgcaTGGAATATGGAAATACATATGTCTGTCTATAAAGTATAGATATACATATAaacactaagtgaaacacagaGTTGGGTATTGTATAATCTGATGGGCGACAGGCAGGAATAATTTTCTGTGGCACATTTTGTTATAGTCGCTTGCTGAAAGTGTTTCTGTAGCCGAGCAGCACGTCATGAAGAGGGCGAGACACTCTGTCTAAGATGACATGCACCTTGGACAGCATCCTTCTCTCCAACATGAGTCCTGCAAAGTACCAGAAACGTTTTGCTCTAGGCACTCAGCAGCTGCAAGTGTTaactattttacagtttttagtcaaataatctgcctgAGGCTCTCTGATTTACAAATTATCCTCTtctttaattaaactttaactaAACTAGCAGAATATCTTATGAAAGCATCTTACATTTTATAGTTCttatttaaattacattgtGAGAATATGCATATTGTGATCCAGTTGGTAAAGTTGCACTTGCAAATGAAATAATGTTTCTACGTGACgtattttcaatttttcattAATGATAAATGTTAATAGCTGTTATTTCCGCTATAATACCACAGATGTGTTAATCCTTGTTGTAGTCTTCTACAGTCCTCATCAAAGCTGCATCAAaaggaaaagcacaaaaatgtcatcTGGTTCTACTCTACATCTCTACATCCAGCTGCTGGAGCAGGAATAAATGAGATGTCCAGAGGCGCATAAAAACCAGTCGTTACTGCACTGATAAAGCTGGCCTGGGTCTTGTTGatcgtttttctttcttttagttgCAAGAGATACAGTGCTGCGCGAAAGCATGAAAACTGCTGGAACGTTTCTGCATTATGTATGGTTGTAAGCAAACACTGCATTGTGTGATGTTGGGAGGTTTTAAAattgaccaaaacaaagtgtGAAGAAGGTGAAGACTGAATATTGAAAACTGCAACACATGGCAAAGTgaaattttaaactcttttgcaaaacatttaagacaCAGAATCTTACTTAACGGCAGAGCCTTTGTGAACGTCACTATTCGACTTTTCATCTGGGCCATTCTAATAAATGAATATGCTTATGTGTAAGATGTTCTGCCTTCCAGTTGAAAACagtccaaataaaacaaaacatacagagCATCCAAAAACTATTCACAGAGcttaactttttccacattttatgtttgagccatattccaaattgtattaaaCTAACTTATTCCACCaaattctacacacaaataTCACATTATGACTATGTCAAAAATACagagatatatattttttcattttttgcaaatttactacaaacaaaaaaacaaaaaaaatctgatttatgtaAGTATTCTCAACCATTGCAAAACACTTTGCTGATCCACCTTTGGCAGCAATTGCAGCCTCAAGTTTGTTTGAATATGATGCCACAAGCTGAACTGTCTTTTATCAGTTTTACTCATCCTTCTTTACAGTTCTTCTCAGGCTCCATCAGGTTGCATGGGAGACGTCTGTGCAGTCATTTTCAAATCTCtccaaaaatgttcagattcaAGTCTGGACACTGGTTTGGTCAGTCCAAGACATTCACAGAGGGGCACTGAGTCAGAGGTCAAGAGCTCTCTGGAGCAGGTTTTCATCCAGGATGCCTCTACATTAATCTTTCTCTCTatcctcactttttttttgccatttcctGCTCCAgcaaaaaaatccccaaagcaTAAATTTGATGATCCCCATAGCGCACCTGAAacacactttgttttgtttgacacaatgggaaagtcaaaagaaattAGCCAAGATCTCAGGAAGAGAATTCTGAAGCTGCACAAGTCCGGTTAATCCTTGGGAACAATTTCCAGACGCTTCGAGGTGTTGCTTTCATTTGTTCAAGCAATTTTACGTAAGTATAAACCTGATGGGAATATCCGACCGTCATAGTGCTTAGGATGGAGACGGAGTCTTTTGGTCCAAAATGTacaggaaaaaaggaaaaagaccTTGCATGGATGCTGCCAAAAGCTGGTAAGAAGTGAATTTATGTACAGTGAAATATGTTGTTCTGTACCGACACGggctgaaaggccactcagCATGGACAAAGTCATTATtccaaaagaaacacaaaaagccaGATTGCAAAATTTCAGCAAAGTATTATGAGAAGCATGTGGAAAGATATCCAAAATGATTGACCCATGTCATACTGTTCAAAGCCAATACCAAATACTGAGGAAATGTATGCAAATTTCCAAATTTTGAGATATTAATGAATAAGTCTCAGACATATGCTTTCTCTCATTATTGAagcatttagtaaataattccCCTCCTGTCATGTGAGCTTCTGAGTCTGTCTGAAGATTTTAGTACCCTCTGTTAGGTTTTCTTCTAGAAgtgccctgtatttagctccattctTTCTCCCATTAACTCTATTCAGCTTtgctgtccctgctgaagaaaagcttctCTCCAGCATAATGTTGCCACCACCACATTTCATGGTGTGGATGGCCCATTCAGCATAACGTGTAGTGTGCTTTCTTTCGCacagcattttgcatgtagacCATAAATTTTAACTTTGTTCTCATCTCACCAGAGCACGTTCTCCCTCGTGTTtccaaactgcaaacaggactcCAGCTCTCATTAATGCTTCCCTTTGCCAGCTCGTCAGTTTCGGTGAAACATCATATCTTGGTTGTCCAGCAGCTGTGCCAAACTCCTCTCATattcagatgatggattaaCCAGAGCtaactttgttttaaacttcCAGACAACTTCTCTGTCTCTTGTTCTTTATGATCCTGTTTGTTCACTGACGTCCTCCTGTGCTATTTGGTTGTGGTCTATCTCataaaaccagaataaaacacattatggTTTGGTGTTGTgacatgataaaatgtgaaaaggttaaaatagtattaaaggtttttcaaggcactgtgtatatttttgcaatagcagtttcttttgtgttttgagCACAGAAGCAAAAATCACACATGCAAACGAGAGTGTCATGCCAAAAGGCAGCAGTAATGGAAATGGAAGTGATGGAAATGTCACGAGCGATGGCTtggcacacactcacacaacaCAACCCTCACAGGACTTACATGGAGTTCTGTGTCTTAATCTGAAAAAGATGAGGGTTTAATAATCTAATTTCTAGTCCTTATTCCTTTCCATCCTAAATGAGGATCATTATTTCTTCAACTCAGTCCTCTCAACATTTTGCGTGCGTTATAAAccaggacttcatgtcttttctaaacattttccctgttttcttttcattcccTTTCCCATCCACCATCCCGCAGCCTCTTTGAGTGATGTGTGATGTGGCGAAGGTATTTGGAGAATTCCCTCTGACCAAAACCAACGCTGCCTGACTGCTGTCTCCCTCCTCTGCATGGGAATGAGCTCTACCCAAATAAGGCAGGGCGCTTGGTCTTGACGTGAGGAGAAGAGGCGCAGCAGACAGGGAGAGGTAGCCGCTGAAAGGCCATGGCCTTATAAGGGcgaagtttccttttttttcccctccttcccCCGCTcccatttttcctcttttctccacCCTGACTCTGACTCTCAGTAGGCTAGTGAAGTCATCAGTGCCTTCTCCTCCTTTTAAGCAGGCATTTTTGGGAGGGACGTCCCTGCAAGCATATACAAACTCCGAGTGAAGCATCCGCACTTGTCCCTCACACCGCACCAGCAACCAGCTCCGAACTCAACTTTTCTCTTGCACAGTGAGTATAACTTTAATTCAGGTCATTTTTCAAGATGAAGCTTCCAAAAACAGGATTTGTGtcagtttttaacatttcttgtcAACACTCTTACAGTGAGATCTCAGATTGTAAATGTGATGATGAGGCTGTTatctgaagtttaaaaaaatatattgtaaagtGGTGAAAACTCAGATCTAGTTCATGTTATTCTAGTTTCATCCAACTTCTTTTACATTTAGTTCTAAATGTAAGTTCATgcattgtaaaataattttccatgCAAAGCAAGGACAGCAGAGAAGCCATCATATAGTGCAACATATCTGCCTCTGTGACACTGACATAGCTATGTTTGCACAGGCAAATGATCCAATGCCATACATGGCCTTTGCAGCCAAGTGTTTATAGCTGCATGTCTGGTATGAAGATGCTCTGATGAAGATGCAGATGAATAGGtgaggaagaaagaaatgtgacttACACCACCATAGAAACACACTGCCTTGCATTTGTGAACACATATGGAGCTAGTGCCTCATTTAAACGGTTTTCTGGAATGTTTGCACTGCAGATAACTAGCAAATCATTAAATATGGCAGCACACTAAGAGTTTCCAGGAACAGCAGATATGTAGGAAGCACCAGCGGGCAGCCTCATTTTCtgaacagcagcaggagcaaGATAAGGCTATCTTTTCTGCCAATCTTGCAGCAGCGGATAAACAGAGCAGAAACCCTGGAACCAAGTATCCTTGTCAGCGCGGGGGCTAGTTGGAGCACATCCTCGATTTCAGACTCAGATGTAATACATCAAATCTGACCAAGCAGCAGTTATGCTATGCTTGTCAAGCTAATCAAAGCCGCAAAGAGCCTTGGCAGGAGGCTCTAAAAAGGGCTCAGCTATGTCTGGCAGATCAGGGGgaacagcagcagtttttatGCTCAGCTTCCATAAACCAGAGCCAAACTACAGCAGAGCCCTGAAGCAGCAGCTCAGCATCCTCCACACAAAGCTGAGAAAACCGTTGGATTCATCCCATCAGCAGCAGCGTTGCACCCAGCACTGATCTGCCAAGTCATGCTGAGGAGAAAAATGCTTATAATGACTGTTAGTCCCACAAAACAGTTTGCTCAATCCAAATTCCTATATGGGTGGTTAGCTGGTTCACTGTGGAAAAGGCATAGCTACATGACTCCACGTCCTTACATGCCGCCACAGTTGCCACAGCCCTCACACGGGTTTCCTGTTCTGGCGTTAGGCACGTTTACCATGGCGATagacaaacagagcagaaaaacacgAGGAGGAGAGGATAATTGTGGGGACTGAGTTGATGCAGTAATGCTTGTGGGAATCAGCACTTTTAGATTTCTCAAAAATAGCACTTTTgaagtggtttttttttgttgttgttgtttttacattttaattataatgtttttatattttaaagtagaTGACTTTCAATGACTTCAAACGAAATATTTATCAATCTGCACTCATGATACTGATTTATCACAATACATTCGGCCTTGCATTCCAACAGCTAGCAGATGTTCTCTACTATCAAAACGCTTGTTAACCCCTGGGTTACATTACCATTAACAGCCTCCGGAGTGTTTCTTTTAGTAGCACAAAGAGCAACTGAACTTGTTGCAGCTGAAGTTGCTGCAACATTTTGGGTTGTAAAGTATGTTAGGCTAGACGTTTTCCCACATGCTGTTTTTAATAAGCAGACAACACAGGAGCTTGTTTAGCAGATAGTTCTGACTTATTGGACCCTAGGCCGGATGCCAAGCATAACAACAGGTCCCTGGATGCCCATAAACAGTTAAATAGACTTGGACTCACTTAGCCTCCAAAAGTCTTATGTAACCCTGATACGGTTGTCATGTAATGCACATTCCTGGctccttttctcttctctttttttcaggcATTGTGCATGTAAACATGTCCCTACAATAAGTTCAGTCTATGCTATTTGCAGTTGTGGTTCACTGAGTACTTTATGACACTAACTACTGgttgccaataaaaaaaaaagacaagctgAGGACCTGTCAGACAAGCAATACGCTGCAATACTGATTCAACAGAGATGAATGCCTGTAGGAGCGTGTGGGGCCtagacagaaatgaaaatgaattaaaatatataaacttgtGGCTTTAAGTTAGTGACTGTGTTGCTCAGCATGTGAGTTTAGTTTCGTGTGGCTTGGAAAACCACCACAGGAAAAGCACAATGTATTAAAGAGGGTTGATGGTAGCTCGCTGCGGACATTCTGGGCAGGAGTCCATTAATGGCTTTGGCACACCAACTCACAGTGCAGACATGCAGAATGTCTTTACTTAACTTTGTGAACCTTATTCAGAACTAAGGAAAACTTATGTTTTAAGGTCTAAAATTGACTGATTCCTACCAGGCGCTGCTTCTTTTACCACTTTGTGATTTCATACTTTTGCAGTTTCGGATCATTTCATATGTTTATGGATTCAGAGGAACTGTCTACCCGAGGTCATTTCATACCAAACATTCATGAGTTGATGTTTGACTAGACATATTTTGGATCCACTTTAGGTGGTTTAAAGTAATCTGTAATCTAATCATGATTCTCCACAAAATGCTAACTTCTAACAGGAGGTCTCTTGGAGTTCATTCAGGTTCATCTCGAGTTACAATCTGTCCAATCATGTTTAAACAGAGTCTGCTGTTCCCTACGGGGatccaaaaaaaaagtgaagtgaaatcttacataatttaaattatatGTGCATGTTTACTTGTATTAATCTAAATAATGCATTACCCATGAAAACAAGCTTACGCACTATAGGTAAGTACAAGTGCACAAAATAGAAGTAAGACAACCAAACGAAATGATAGTAAAAATTGACAAAGGAGCAAATTTACTCATACATTCTTAGATCTCATAATCGTCAAGTTACCCATTTAGCATACAGATAAATGTAGTAGTGAGCAAACGCAAATAAAAGTGTTTGTCCTCCAAAGTTGGAACCGCAGGGAGAAGCAATCACAAACATTGGAGTGTAAAGAAATCTTGGCAGAGTGACTGAGTGAGAAATGGAGAGAAGGCTTAAGTCTCACTCCAGATGTGTGAAAGTTGGCAACTCTGTATGTTCCAGTTCTTGGACACAATCGTTTCTTGCATTCCCACTCTAAATTAAATTCAGATTGTCCTCTAGAAACATCATGTCAAACCATC
It includes:
- the LOC102219061 gene encoding cerebellin-2-like produces the protein MDVLPLMLLLGSLFLCGRVEALSSAMDVLKQDALKWDMSLTCSKWDCDCPFNRQRGCCCAANEMYQVEDESFVRIKCLWEKIMSLNSRVNALSGGFKVSFKATMNQNIAIDIPGSTERCFGPFNTNVPIPYTNVALNSGNGYNPSLGVFTAPSPGVYMFSFTAFSSVGVDGRLYHKVQLMKNGKMGVSVWENNREDIEDSATQVVVMEMQRGDQVYVELMSGRKLCTIMEYNIFTGHIVYPYTE